The window CAGCGTCGATCGCGTGCGCGACGGCGGCAGCTTCAGCACCCGCCGGGTCACCGCGATCCAGAAGGGCAAGCCGATCTTCTTCAGCAGCGCCTCGTTCCAATACGCCGAAGAGGGCTATGAGCACCAGATCGCCATGCCGCAGGTGCCGGGCCCGGAGAACCTGCCGTCGGAACTCGACCTGCTGCGCCAGCGCTCGCACCTGATCGCCGAGCGGATGCGCGACCAGATGCTCTGCGACCGCCCCATCGAGGTGCGCATGGTTGGCCAGCACGACCCCTACGATCCCCAGCCGGGCGAGCCGATCACCCATATGTGGTTCCGCGCCGACGGCAGCCTGCCGGAGAGCCCGGCGCTGCACAAATACATCCTCGCCTACGCCTCGGACATGAACTTTCTAGGCACCGCGCTGCAGCCGCATGGGGTGTCCTTCACCCAGAAGTTCATGCAGGTGGCGAGTCTCGACCATGCGCTGTGGTTCCACCGCGAGGTGCGTGCCGACGAGTGGCTGCTGTACAGCGTCGATAGCCCGTGGAGCGGCAATGCGCGTGGTTTCGTGCGCGGCAGCGTGTTCAATCGCGACGGCCAGCTGGTCGCCTCGACGGCCCAGGAAGGGCTGATCCGCAAGCGCGAGGACTGGCTGTGAAGCTGCACGCGGCCCGCCACTGGGTGTTCGACATGGACGGCACCCTGACCGTGGCGGTCCACGACTTCGCGGCGATCCGCCGGGCCCTGGGCATTCCGCCGGAGCACGACATCCTCCACCACCTGGCGGCCCTGCCGGAGGCGGAAGCGGCGGCCAAGCACGCCTGGCTGCTCGAGCACGAACGCGAGCTGGCCATCGGCTCGCAGGCCGCGCCGGGCGCGGTGGCGCTGGTGCGCGAACTGCACGAGCGCGGCTGCAAGCTCGGCATCCTCACCCGCAACGCCCATGAACTGGCGCTGTTGACCCTCGGGGCCATCGGCCTCGGCGACTGCTTCCTCAGCGCCGACGTGGTCGGCCGCGACGAGGCTCCGCCCAAGCCGGACCCCGGTGGCTTGCTGCACCTGGCCGAGCAGTGGAAGGTGGCGCCGAGCGAGCTGGTGATGGTCGGCGACTACCGCTTCGACCTCGACTGCGCGCGCGCGGCCGGCGCCTGCGGGGTGCTGGTCAACCTGGCGGAGAATCCCTGGCCGGAGTTGGCCGATGCCTTTGCCCGCGATTGTGGGGAATTGTTGGCGATGTTGTAGGGCTGCCGTCCCGCAACCCCCGGCCGCGGCCGGTAGAGGATCGGCTGGTGAGCGCAGCGATACCCACCACCCGGGCCATGCGCCTGCTCAGAAGGTGAGTTCCAGGTTCAGCGTCGGCGTCGAGGTGCGGCTGCCGCGCCCGCCGTCGACACCGAACTTGTTGTGCCAGTACTCGTAGCCGACGCCGAAATACAGGTTCGGCTTGGCGTTCTTGCCCGGCCGTGCGGCGACCATCAGCGCAGCGCGCATCAGGGTTTCCGGGGCGGTGTCCTTGTCGAAGTAGTCCTCGCCCTTGTCACCGACGTAGTTGACGAAGCCCTGGAACTTGGCCGCATGGTTGGCCACCTCGAACGGCCGCATCCAGGCCAGGCTGAGCATGTAGGTGGCGTCGAAGGTGTGGTCCGGGTGCTTGGCGCCGGGGATGCCGGAGTGGTTCTTCTCCTTGTAGTACATCAGGCTCAGGTCGGCGAAACCGACGGTGTTGAACTTCAGGGTCGGGCCGATCACCAGCGCGCGCTTCTTCGCCGAAGCCAGGTTGTTGTTGCGGCTGGCGTCGAAGCCCAGGGTCAGGGCGTAGTCCTTGACCAGCGCGTTGCTGAACGCCTGGTCGAACACCCGCGAGGCGAAGATCTGGTTGCGGTACACGCCGTAGACCTCACTGCCGCCGTGGTCGGTGCCCTTGCGCGGGTCGTTGCTGTCGGACAGCAGCACGTCGAGGTGGAAGTAGTTGCTGCCGTACTGGTAGCCGCTGGCATGGGTGAAGCTATAGATGCGCTTGGCGATGTTGTTGGGGTTGTTCGGGTTGGTGAACTCCTCGCCGTAGCGGAAGCCGACGCTGTTGTTCATCCACTCCAGGGCCGAAGCCTCCCCAGCGCCGACCAGGGCGAGCAGCAGGGCGGTGCCTTTCACTGTGTTGTTCATGCGGGCGGTGTTCCTTTCTTATTGGACTTGTAGGAGAGGTTGCAACGCTGGCTTCAGCCTCGATGGCCGCAGTATCGACACAATCCTCTGAGCACCAAAAGAACAGAATATCGAGCATGCCGATGCCGAAACGGCATCAGTGCTTTGACTGAAAAGTCAGGATTTTCAGCGGCTTGTCTAACTCGCGCGATTCAGGCCGCCGGAGCACTGTGGGGCGCATGGGCAGGTTGGATTGAGGCACGCAACGCCGAAGCCCAACGGACGATCGCAAGCGCAGCACCGTGGCCGAGCCGGGCGCCGCCGTTGGGCTTCGCTGCGCTCAGCGCCAACCTACGCACCAACCTGCGGGGCGAGGTCTTCGCGTTCCTGGCGCTCGCGCAGGCGGATTTCCTCGTCGAGCTGGCGGGCGAAGGCATCCACCGCCACCGGCAGGTGGCGGCCGTTGCGCACGTAGAGGCCGAGGTCGCTGAACACGCCGCCGCTTTCGCTCAGCGGGATGTGCTTCAGCTCGCCGTTGGCGAGGTCGGCCTCGATGCCGATGCGGGTCTGGAAGGCCACGCCGAGGCCGCGCTTGGCCAACTGGCAGGCCAGTTCCAGCGAGCTGCTCTCCAGGATCGGCCTGGCGGGCTGGCGCAGGCGGCGCAGCAGCGGGGCGAGCAGGTGGTGGATCGACAGTTCGCTCTTGGCCAGGATCAGGCCGTGCTCGGCGCAGCTGGCGAGGCTCGCTTCGTGGCGGGTCGCCAGGGGGTGGCCGGGGGCGACGATGGCGCCGAGGCGAAAGTGGCCGACGCTGAGCTGTTGCAACTCGGCGCTGCGCGGCAGAGCGAAGGCCAGGCCGAGGTCGGCGCCGCCGTCCAGCACCGCGTCGGGGATCGACTGCGAGCCGAGCAGGGTGACGCCGAAAGTCACCTGCGGGTAGCGCTCGCGCATGCTCTTGAGCACGCAGGGCAGCAGGTCGGCGGTGACGCCCTCCACCGTGGCGATCTCCACGTGGCCGGTGCGCAGGCCCTGCATGGCGTCCAGTTCCGAGCGCAGCCGCTCGGCATCCTGCAGCACCACGGTGACGTGGCTGGCGAATAGTTCGCCGGCCGCGGTCAGGCGCAGGCCGCCGGGCAGGCGCTCGAACAGCGGTGTGCCGAGTTCGTCCTCGAGCTTGAGGATCTGCCGGTTGACTGCCGAGGAGGCGACGTTCAGGCGCCGCGCCGCCTCGCGGATCGAGTTGCAGCGGCGGACCATGTCGAAATAGTGGATGGCCGGCGAGTGGATGCGCAGCTTGCGGCTCATGGGGCGTTGTCCTCTGGCGCGTCCAGCGCCTGTAACTGGCAGCGGCCGCGGCTGAGGTCGGCGAGCAGGCGTTGCAGCGGCTCGCGTTGCTCGGCGGGCAGGGCCAGGGTCAGGCGG is drawn from Pseudomonas cavernae and contains these coding sequences:
- the tesB gene encoding acyl-CoA thioesterase II, whose translation is MSRVLDDLVSLLSLEAIEENLFRGMSQDLGYPQLFGGQVLGQALSAASQTVEPARHVHSLHGYFLRPGDASLPVVYSVDRVRDGGSFSTRRVTAIQKGKPIFFSSASFQYAEEGYEHQIAMPQVPGPENLPSELDLLRQRSHLIAERMRDQMLCDRPIEVRMVGQHDPYDPQPGEPITHMWFRADGSLPESPALHKYILAYASDMNFLGTALQPHGVSFTQKFMQVASLDHALWFHREVRADEWLLYSVDSPWSGNARGFVRGSVFNRDGQLVASTAQEGLIRKREDWL
- a CDS encoding HAD family hydrolase, translating into MDGTLTVAVHDFAAIRRALGIPPEHDILHHLAALPEAEAAAKHAWLLEHERELAIGSQAAPGAVALVRELHERGCKLGILTRNAHELALLTLGAIGLGDCFLSADVVGRDEAPPKPDPGGLLHLAEQWKVAPSELVMVGDYRFDLDCARAAGACGVLVNLAENPWPELADAFARDCGELLAML
- a CDS encoding nucleoside-binding protein, translating into MNNTVKGTALLLALVGAGEASALEWMNNSVGFRYGEEFTNPNNPNNIAKRIYSFTHASGYQYGSNYFHLDVLLSDSNDPRKGTDHGGSEVYGVYRNQIFASRVFDQAFSNALVKDYALTLGFDASRNNNLASAKKRALVIGPTLKFNTVGFADLSLMYYKEKNHSGIPGAKHPDHTFDATYMLSLAWMRPFEVANHAAKFQGFVNYVGDKGEDYFDKDTAPETLMRAALMVAARPGKNAKPNLYFGVGYEYWHNKFGVDGGRGSRTSTPTLNLELTF
- a CDS encoding LysR family transcriptional regulator is translated as MSRKLRIHSPAIHYFDMVRRCNSIREAARRLNVASSAVNRQILKLEDELGTPLFERLPGGLRLTAAGELFASHVTVVLQDAERLRSELDAMQGLRTGHVEIATVEGVTADLLPCVLKSMRERYPQVTFGVTLLGSQSIPDAVLDGGADLGLAFALPRSAELQQLSVGHFRLGAIVAPGHPLATRHEASLASCAEHGLILAKSELSIHHLLAPLLRRLRQPARPILESSSLELACQLAKRGLGVAFQTRIGIEADLANGELKHIPLSESGGVFSDLGLYVRNGRHLPVAVDAFARQLDEEIRLRERQEREDLAPQVGA